The proteins below are encoded in one region of Desertifilum tharense IPPAS B-1220:
- a CDS encoding LCP family protein, whose amino-acid sequence MAAQKHLKQNSPQQIKPSNVRWIGIGLGLSGIALLSATAGALLAISLASTPLMQTRLTAEEAAVFGKGDRIATGGTLQMPELTRPVNILILGTKVLTSDLDNPPDRLQHLGYHALVDSFEGLTDTMLLVRFDPATRKLSALSIPRDTRSWIEDHGLQKINEANFYGGPALSAKAVSELLGGVGIDRYIRLNVQGIEKLIDALGGVTLYVPQDMEYRDDSQHLYINLKAGQQHLDGDRAMQFVRFRYDDLGDIGRIQRQQLFIRALLEQALNPTTLARLPKLMSIIQSNLDTNLSVEELFALAGFATRTDRSQVQMLMVPGRFSSPEEYQASYWLPDYERIDTMMSQHFGMATATTARAVKSLDPAYVNVAIQDSTGEWGAVDDLVNTLYDQGYGNVYVSRPWNEPLKVTRIVAQDGDVTVAKDLQRSLGFGEVRVESTGSLRSDITIQLGQDWLRQKHRMLRQPDHL is encoded by the coding sequence GTGGCGGCTCAGAAACATCTGAAACAAAATTCTCCCCAGCAAATTAAACCCAGTAATGTGCGGTGGATTGGTATCGGTCTGGGTTTATCGGGAATTGCTTTATTGTCTGCCACAGCCGGTGCTTTGCTGGCGATTTCTTTAGCCAGTACGCCGCTGATGCAAACTCGCCTGACAGCGGAGGAAGCTGCTGTTTTTGGCAAGGGCGATCGCATTGCCACAGGCGGGACGCTACAAATGCCTGAGTTGACTCGCCCCGTCAATATTTTAATTCTCGGAACCAAAGTTCTCACCTCCGATCTTGATAATCCACCAGACCGCCTTCAGCACCTGGGCTACCACGCTTTGGTGGATTCTTTTGAAGGCTTAACCGATACCATGCTGCTGGTGCGCTTCGATCCGGCAACGCGCAAGCTGTCCGCCCTCTCGATTCCCCGCGATACGCGCAGTTGGATTGAAGACCACGGCTTGCAGAAAATTAACGAGGCGAACTTCTATGGCGGCCCTGCTCTTTCAGCGAAGGCCGTTAGCGAACTGCTGGGCGGCGTTGGCATCGATCGCTACATTCGCCTCAATGTCCAGGGAATTGAAAAGTTGATTGATGCCCTCGGTGGCGTTACGCTCTATGTCCCGCAGGATATGGAGTACCGAGATGATAGTCAACATCTATACATCAACCTCAAGGCCGGACAGCAGCACCTTGATGGCGATCGCGCCATGCAGTTTGTCCGATTCCGTTACGATGATTTAGGCGACATTGGACGGATTCAACGCCAGCAGTTATTTATTCGAGCCTTACTCGAACAAGCGCTAAACCCTACAACCTTGGCTCGTTTGCCGAAGTTGATGTCTATTATTCAGTCGAATCTCGACACCAACCTCAGCGTTGAAGAATTGTTTGCCCTCGCTGGGTTCGCAACCCGTACAGACCGCTCTCAAGTCCAAATGCTCATGGTTCCAGGTCGGTTCAGTTCGCCAGAGGAATATCAGGCGAGTTACTGGTTGCCCGACTACGAACGCATCGATACGATGATGAGTCAGCATTTTGGCATGGCAACTGCCACGACTGCACGGGCCGTTAAGTCCCTCGATCCCGCCTACGTGAATGTAGCCATTCAAGATAGTACGGGCGAATGGGGCGCGGTTGACGATTTGGTGAATACGCTCTACGACCAAGGCTATGGCAATGTTTATGTCAGTCGGCCGTGGAACGAACCGCTAAAGGTGACGCGCATTGTCGCCCAAGATGGCGATGTGACCGTGGCCAAAGACTTACAGCGATCGCTCGGCTTTGGGGAAGTGCGCGTTGAAAGTACGGGCAGTTTGCGCTCCGATATTACCATTCAGTTAGGTCAAGACTGGCTGCGGCAAAAACACCGAATGCTACGCCAGCCGGATCATCTCTAA
- a CDS encoding Rieske 2Fe-2S domain-containing protein, which produces MTVAIERETATLPAGGNDPTQFDCKEVWYPVHYIEDLDRTKPTPFTLLGEDLVLWWDKQAECWRAFADRCPHRLAPLSQGRVNEAGCLECPYHGWEFGGTGECKSIPQQREANRGELSPRSQVRSLPTTVRQGLLFVYPGQPENAEKVGVPIVDVLEDTSSEWVCLNTFRDLPYDALTLLENVLDSSHVPFTHHKSVGNRSNAGPVDLEVVEADKQGFRGIWEEGPRRGTLGRQESSFIAPNLMWHDLTSKQFGRTLTVVYATPIRKGECRLFARFPFKFPSPIPRLIIGLTPRWYSHLGQNAVLEDDQIFLHYQERYLEAVGGGGNYAKACYLPTKADNFVLAFRQWVNEYQADPFPGERLPPPLSQAQLLDRYTSHTTHCASCRKALATIQRLQWVSIAVGAIAWLWVPLLAFGFGHLWGSIASGGIFILAAGAAFALNRLKQRFYQGREIPPRNLPEKSRAQSG; this is translated from the coding sequence ATGACTGTAGCTATAGAACGCGAGACAGCCACGCTTCCCGCCGGGGGGAACGATCCAACGCAGTTTGACTGCAAAGAAGTTTGGTATCCCGTGCATTATATCGAAGACTTGGATCGGACCAAACCTACCCCTTTTACCCTCTTAGGCGAGGATTTAGTCCTGTGGTGGGACAAACAAGCCGAATGCTGGCGGGCATTTGCAGATCGCTGTCCCCATCGTCTCGCGCCGCTTTCCCAGGGTCGCGTGAATGAGGCGGGTTGTTTAGAATGTCCCTATCACGGTTGGGAATTTGGCGGTACGGGGGAATGCAAATCCATTCCTCAACAACGGGAAGCGAACAGAGGAGAACTCTCGCCGCGATCGCAAGTGCGATCGCTTCCCACCACCGTCAGACAAGGGTTACTCTTCGTCTATCCAGGTCAACCAGAGAACGCTGAAAAGGTTGGCGTTCCCATCGTCGATGTTCTAGAGGACACCTCCTCGGAATGGGTTTGTCTCAACACCTTTCGCGATCTTCCCTACGACGCCCTCACCTTATTAGAAAATGTTTTAGACTCCAGCCACGTCCCGTTTACCCATCATAAATCGGTGGGCAATCGCAGCAATGCTGGCCCAGTGGATCTCGAAGTCGTAGAAGCCGATAAACAGGGCTTTAGGGGAATTTGGGAGGAAGGTCCCCGTCGAGGCACCTTGGGACGGCAGGAAAGCAGCTTTATTGCCCCAAATTTAATGTGGCATGACCTCACCTCCAAGCAGTTTGGCAGAACCTTAACGGTAGTTTATGCTACCCCGATCCGCAAAGGTGAATGTCGCTTATTTGCCCGGTTTCCCTTTAAGTTTCCCTCGCCGATCCCCCGGCTGATTATTGGTTTAACGCCGCGCTGGTATTCTCATTTAGGACAAAATGCGGTGTTGGAAGATGACCAAATTTTCCTCCATTACCAAGAACGCTATTTAGAAGCGGTTGGAGGAGGGGGAAATTATGCCAAAGCTTGCTATCTGCCCACGAAAGCCGATAACTTTGTCCTCGCCTTTCGCCAGTGGGTGAATGAATACCAAGCCGATCCATTTCCGGGGGAACGTTTACCCCCGCCTTTATCTCAAGCCCAACTTTTAGACCGCTATACTTCTCATACAACGCATTGTGCCAGTTGTCGCAAGGCTTTAGCCACTATTCAACGGCTGCAATGGGTGAGTATTGCAGTGGGCGCGATCGCGTGGCTTTGGGTTCCCCTGTTGGCGTTTGGGTTCGGTCATCTCTGGGGAAGTATCGCCAGTGGCGGTATCTTTATCCTGGCGGCGGGTGCGGCTTTCGCCCTCAACCGACTCAAACAGAGGTTTTACCAAGGCCGAGAAATTCCCCCGCGCAACCTCCCGGAAAAGTCGCGGGCGCAGTCCGGTTGA